The following proteins come from a genomic window of Phnomibacter ginsenosidimutans:
- a CDS encoding gamma carbonic anhydrase family protein, which produces MPVILPVLGKHPHFGNDAFIAPNATIVGDVVMGDQCSIWFNAVVRGDVNHIKMGDKVNVQDGACIHCTYQKHPTVIGNNVSIGHHAIVHGCTVHDNVLIGMGAIVMDAVVIESNSIIAAGAVVLEGTHVPAGSIFAGVPAKKVKDISPELVEGEINRIANNYVMYSGWFK; this is translated from the coding sequence ATGCCGGTAATACTGCCTGTGCTTGGAAAGCACCCCCATTTTGGAAACGACGCATTTATTGCACCAAACGCCACTATTGTGGGCGATGTAGTCATGGGCGACCAATGCAGTATTTGGTTCAACGCAGTGGTAAGGGGCGATGTAAACCACATAAAAATGGGCGATAAAGTAAATGTGCAGGATGGTGCGTGTATCCATTGTACGTATCAAAAACATCCAACCGTTATTGGTAATAATGTGAGTATAGGGCACCACGCCATAGTGCATGGCTGTACCGTGCACGACAATGTGCTGATAGGTATGGGCGCCATTGTAATGGATGCCGTAGTGATAGAAAGCAATAGTATAATAGCCGCAGGCGCTGTAGTACTAGAAGGGACACACGTACCTGCAGGCAGCATATTTGCCGGTGTGCCCGCCAAAAAAGTAAAAGACATTTCACCAGAATTAGTAGAGGGAGAAATAAACCGGATTGCCAATAACTACGTAATGTATTCGGGCTGGTTTAAATAG
- a CDS encoding S8 family serine peptidase — protein sequence MKKITFCRVLCFVILFAGTGLSSEAQKTGSVKLATGQQLSISATANSKSLSQIAQQKAAGKFFFVVHSNNKQLLSDATRQTPLRILAKIDNSTFIVSATQLPQAAEWQRLGIDGTAVLEPLHKMMPSLAAGKIPDHARSGQSQVQLLMATHPGISIGETRALLQQAGFQPDASPGNAFGVYAITCPTSQVKALAALPFVAFVQTIPPPDKILNQSSRAVAGAGALRASVADGGRGLTGAGVTVGVGDDADPSRHPDLYDRIINHTPGIVNDHGAHTTGTVAGAGILLPQRAGFAPKASIVSQWFSGIWQNAGTYVRDYNMVLTNNSYGNIMGDCEMAGTYDLSSSLLDQQAFSYPQLLHVFASGNDGEYTCAPYPFHYATVLSGMQSAKNTITVGRTDYIQFASSSSSTGPVKDGRIKPEIVALGEAIMSTTGNYSINSAYFGAWGTSMAAPAVTGGLALLYERYRQLHGNSNPDGALMKALLLNGARDIGTPGPDYRHGFGMLHLSNSLRMLEATHYRLGAITQGATQDTVIAVPAGTHQLKVMLYWHDPAASPVAAKTLINDLDLQVITPGGSTVYPLVLNAGAGSVTNAATQGTDHVNNIEQVVINTPVAGNYTIRVRGYDVLVNSPQQYAVAFDALPQGIHILTPAAGETWTPNGPSIPITLDYHGNNTGTFKLEYSYDGGSTWNLIADNQDNALRFYNWPPPATINTTSRIKITNNSTGETAISEMFSLMSNPTASLAPDAQQCEGYIKINWNTVTGADGYEIIMKQGAEMVPIAQVSNSTLSYTAGGLSKDSVYYLSVRTIKNGKVSRWSTPVERQPNTGSCTGSISDGDLKADAILSPVSGRQFTSSALSANSNLSIRIKNLDDAAVSDFTVQYSINGAAFVQENVSTSIAANASYTHTFSSTIDLSATGDYHIVAVVKNNAGDANSSNDTIRSTVRHLPNAALSLIPAVTESFESSNGQQVLASGKGIAGTHRWDFTTDDAFGRLRSAAFGDVARTGSKAMTLDVRRSTPYATSANNELIGTFNLSNYNTSHEVRFEFFYKQHGIAQGAGAQNKVWARGSENDTWVEVYDLGANQSAIAGEYKKTKSIEISDALQAAGQQFSTSTQIKFGQYGLYAAADNRRFAGYSFDDITLQLANNDLQLLAIDTPYIFSCGLTAAVPIRVEVYNSMNVAMYNVPVSYRIDNGSWVQETIEYMPAHTTITYTFANTANLSSYGSHTIEAMVDMPADNISNNNSVTTIIRNQPVVSSFPYSEDFENGTGNWFTEGINNSWQYGTPAHTGISTAASGTKAWKTTLAGHYNDNEFSYLYSPCFNINSMTAPTLSFSMAYDMEDCSMYNIVCDAVWVEYSYDAVNWQRLGSGGSGTNWYDFPAAQAWVGKNQTHWHVATTALPKQAGNISLRIVVGSDDAVNREGVAIDDIHIFDNVLPIYAQSNNSNVVTQSISGNGQFDFTDGGQIIASIFPNGNNLGSTAVKAWINTGTVRNDGHQYFANRSFTIKPSNPVMGAPVTVRLYFTDAEVQEMRLASSCDDCTPPAAYNKLNITRYSESGGANEDGSIDNNLTGTWKSIVSDNIIFTPYGSGYYAEFEVDAFSEFWITDGSYSIALPATWVSFDAQKNAQQDVLLQWRTANESDVLQYEPQVSTNGIDFTSLGSVAAQNALAASYQFTDATAGKSGTRIYRIKQTDRDGNISYSAIRSVQFGKITASISTYPNPVQNQLLLAMVNDAAIDVQWSITDAAGRIVLSGKWQTSASAAKTSIDTHALTAGMYTLTVTDGTQRWYSKVVKAN from the coding sequence ATGAAAAAGATCACTTTTTGTAGAGTCCTGTGTTTTGTAATTCTTTTTGCAGGAACAGGACTTTCATCAGAAGCACAAAAAACCGGTTCGGTAAAGCTGGCAACCGGTCAGCAATTGAGCATTTCAGCTACTGCTAACAGCAAATCGCTTTCGCAAATAGCCCAGCAAAAGGCTGCGGGCAAATTCTTCTTTGTGGTGCATAGCAACAACAAACAATTGTTGTCGGATGCCACCCGCCAAACGCCGCTGCGCATTCTGGCCAAGATTGATAACAGCACTTTTATTGTTTCGGCTACACAACTGCCACAAGCTGCCGAATGGCAACGCTTGGGTATCGATGGCACCGCAGTGCTGGAGCCCTTGCACAAAATGATGCCATCACTGGCAGCAGGAAAAATTCCGGATCATGCCCGTAGCGGCCAGTCGCAAGTGCAGTTGCTCATGGCTACCCATCCGGGCATCAGCATTGGCGAAACAAGAGCTCTCTTACAGCAAGCCGGCTTTCAGCCAGACGCATCTCCAGGTAATGCATTTGGTGTGTATGCCATCACCTGCCCTACCAGTCAGGTGAAAGCATTGGCCGCATTACCGTTTGTGGCATTTGTGCAAACCATTCCTCCACCTGATAAAATTTTGAACCAAAGCAGCCGTGCGGTTGCAGGTGCAGGTGCCCTACGGGCATCCGTAGCCGATGGTGGCCGTGGCCTTACAGGTGCAGGCGTTACCGTGGGTGTAGGCGACGATGCCGACCCCAGCCGTCACCCCGATTTATACGACCGCATCATTAACCATACGCCAGGCATTGTAAACGATCACGGAGCACATACTACCGGCACTGTAGCCGGCGCAGGTATTTTGTTGCCACAAAGGGCAGGCTTTGCCCCCAAGGCCAGCATTGTAAGTCAATGGTTCAGTGGTATTTGGCAAAATGCCGGTACCTATGTACGAGATTACAACATGGTGCTGACCAACAATAGCTACGGCAATATCATGGGCGATTGCGAAATGGCAGGAACTTATGATTTGTCGAGCAGCTTACTTGACCAGCAAGCCTTTAGTTATCCGCAATTGTTGCATGTATTTGCATCGGGCAACGATGGTGAATACACATGTGCACCATATCCTTTTCATTACGCCACGGTGCTTTCAGGCATGCAGTCTGCCAAAAACACCATTACTGTTGGCCGCACCGACTACATCCAATTTGCCAGCTCCAGCAGCAGCACCGGTCCTGTAAAAGACGGCCGCATCAAACCAGAAATCGTCGCCCTTGGTGAAGCCATTATGAGTACCACCGGTAATTACAGTATAAACAGTGCTTACTTTGGCGCATGGGGTACCAGTATGGCCGCACCTGCCGTTACCGGCGGACTGGCCCTGTTGTACGAAAGGTACCGCCAGCTGCATGGCAACAGCAATCCGGATGGAGCACTGATGAAAGCCTTGCTGTTGAATGGTGCCAGAGATATTGGCACACCCGGCCCCGACTACCGGCATGGCTTTGGCATGTTGCACCTCAGCAACAGCCTGCGGATGTTGGAAGCCACGCATTATCGACTTGGCGCTATTACACAAGGCGCTACGCAAGACACGGTAATAGCAGTTCCTGCGGGCACCCATCAGTTAAAAGTAATGTTGTACTGGCACGACCCCGCCGCCAGTCCTGTTGCTGCCAAAACGCTCATCAATGATCTGGACTTACAGGTAATTACCCCCGGCGGCAGTACCGTATATCCATTGGTATTGAATGCTGGTGCCGGTAGCGTAACCAATGCTGCCACCCAAGGCACCGATCACGTCAACAACATAGAACAAGTAGTAATCAATACACCCGTAGCAGGAAACTATACCATACGGGTGAGAGGATATGATGTATTGGTTAATAGTCCGCAACAATATGCTGTAGCTTTTGATGCGCTGCCTCAAGGCATCCACATTCTTACACCTGCAGCCGGCGAAACCTGGACGCCCAATGGTCCTTCTATTCCCATCACCTTAGATTATCATGGTAATAACACAGGCACATTTAAGTTGGAGTACAGCTATGATGGCGGCAGCACCTGGAATCTGATAGCAGACAATCAGGACAATGCATTGCGCTTTTACAACTGGCCTCCACCAGCTACCATCAACACCACCAGCCGCATCAAAATCACCAATAACAGTACAGGTGAAACAGCCATTAGCGAAATGTTCAGTTTAATGAGCAACCCAACGGCTTCATTAGCTCCGGATGCGCAACAATGTGAAGGGTATATCAAAATCAACTGGAATACAGTTACAGGCGCAGATGGCTATGAAATTATTATGAAGCAAGGCGCTGAAATGGTACCCATAGCACAAGTAAGCAATAGCACCCTCAGCTACACAGCCGGCGGTCTTTCAAAAGATTCTGTTTATTACTTATCAGTTCGAACCATTAAAAATGGCAAAGTCAGCCGCTGGAGCACACCGGTTGAACGCCAGCCCAACACAGGCAGCTGCACCGGTAGTATCAGCGATGGTGATTTGAAAGCCGATGCGATACTAAGCCCCGTGAGTGGCCGCCAGTTTACCAGCAGTGCTCTTTCTGCCAACAGCAATTTGAGTATTCGCATTAAAAACCTCGACGATGCTGCAGTGTCTGATTTTACAGTGCAGTACAGCATCAACGGTGCTGCATTTGTGCAGGAAAATGTGAGCACCAGCATTGCAGCCAATGCAAGCTACACGCATACTTTCAGCAGCACAATAGATTTATCTGCCACTGGCGATTACCATATTGTAGCCGTTGTAAAAAACAATGCAGGCGATGCCAACAGCAGCAACGATACCATTCGCAGCACGGTTCGCCATTTGCCCAATGCAGCGTTGAGTTTAATACCTGCCGTCACCGAATCGTTTGAATCCAGCAATGGTCAGCAAGTATTGGCCAGTGGCAAAGGCATTGCCGGCACCCACCGTTGGGACTTTACTACGGATGATGCTTTTGGACGTTTGCGCAGTGCCGCTTTTGGCGATGTAGCCCGTACCGGCAGCAAAGCGATGACACTGGATGTTCGCCGTTCTACTCCGTATGCTACCTCAGCCAACAATGAATTGATAGGCACATTCAACCTCTCCAATTACAACACCAGCCACGAAGTGCGGTTTGAGTTTTTCTACAAACAACATGGCATTGCACAAGGTGCCGGTGCTCAAAACAAAGTATGGGCAAGGGGTAGTGAAAACGACACCTGGGTGGAAGTGTACGATTTAGGCGCCAATCAATCTGCTATTGCAGGGGAGTACAAAAAAACCAAGAGCATTGAAATCAGCGATGCTTTGCAGGCAGCCGGTCAGCAATTTTCAACCAGCACACAAATTAAGTTTGGACAGTACGGCTTGTATGCTGCCGCCGATAACCGACGCTTTGCAGGATACAGTTTTGACGACATAACCCTACAGTTGGCCAACAATGATTTGCAACTGCTGGCCATTGATACGCCATACATTTTTAGTTGCGGACTTACGGCTGCTGTTCCCATTCGGGTAGAAGTGTACAACTCTATGAATGTAGCCATGTACAACGTACCGGTAAGCTACCGCATCGACAATGGTAGCTGGGTGCAGGAAACCATTGAGTACATGCCAGCGCACACAACCATCACCTACACTTTTGCCAATACGGCCAACCTTTCTTCGTACGGTAGCCATACTATAGAAGCGATGGTTGATATGCCTGCTGATAACATCAGCAATAACAACAGCGTTACCACCATCATCCGCAATCAGCCTGTGGTGAGTAGTTTTCCTTACAGCGAAGATTTTGAAAACGGCACCGGCAACTGGTTTACCGAAGGCATCAACAACAGCTGGCAGTACGGCACTCCGGCACATACAGGTATATCCACCGCAGCCAGTGGTACCAAGGCCTGGAAAACAACCCTCGCCGGTCATTACAACGACAACGAATTCAGTTATCTCTATTCGCCTTGCTTCAACATCAATAGCATGACTGCGCCAACGCTTAGCTTTAGCATGGCTTATGATATGGAAGACTGCAGCATGTACAATATTGTTTGCGACGCTGTGTGGGTAGAGTACAGCTACGATGCCGTAAACTGGCAGCGACTGGGTAGTGGCGGCAGCGGTACCAACTGGTACGATTTTCCTGCTGCACAAGCCTGGGTAGGCAAAAACCAAACACACTGGCATGTGGCGACTACAGCACTGCCTAAGCAGGCAGGCAATATCAGCCTGCGTATTGTAGTTGGCAGCGATGATGCCGTCAACCGTGAAGGCGTTGCCATTGACGACATCCATATTTTTGATAACGTATTACCGATTTATGCACAATCGAACAACAGCAATGTTGTAACACAATCGATTTCTGGAAACGGCCAGTTTGATTTTACAGATGGTGGCCAGATTATTGCCAGCATTTTTCCGAATGGCAATAACCTTGGCAGCACTGCAGTAAAAGCATGGATCAATACGGGCACTGTACGCAATGATGGTCATCAGTATTTTGCCAACCGCAGCTTTACCATCAAACCCAGCAATCCTGTAATGGGTGCTCCGGTTACAGTACGGTTGTATTTTACCGATGCTGAGGTACAAGAAATGCGCCTGGCCAGTAGCTGCGATGATTGCACGCCGCCAGCTGCTTACAACAAGCTCAACATTACCCGCTACTCCGAAAGCGGCGGTGCCAATGAAGATGGCAGCATTGATAACAACCTGACGGGCACCTGGAAAAGCATTGTAAGTGATAATATCATTTTCACCCCTTATGGCAGCGGTTATTATGCCGAGTTCGAAGTGGATGCTTTCTCCGAATTCTGGATTACAGATGGCAGTTACAGCATTGCATTGCCTGCCACTTGGGTAAGCTTTGACGCACAGAAAAATGCACAACAAGATGTGCTGCTGCAATGGCGTACGGCCAATGAAAGCGATGTATTGCAATACGAACCACAGGTAAGTACAAATGGCATTGACTTTACAAGCCTCGGAAGTGTGGCTGCACAAAATGCCCTGGCCGCCAGCTATCAATTTACCGATGCTACTGCAGGCAAAAGCGGCACCCGCATTTACCGCATCAAACAAACCGACCGCGATGGCAACATCAGCTACAGTGCCATTCGTAGTGTACAGTTTGGTAAAATAACTGCCAGCATCAGCACCTATCCTAATCCGGTACAAAACCAGTTGCTCTTGGCCATGGTAAACGATGCCGCCATTGATGTACAATGGAGCATAACCGATGCCGCCGGAAGAATTGTATTGAGTGGCAAATGGCAAACCAGTGCCAGCGCTGCCAAAACCAGTATCGATACGCATGCACTTACTGCAGGCATGTACACCCTTACGGTAACCGACGGCACCCAACGCTGGTACAGCAAAGTGGTAAAAGCCAACTAG
- the mfd gene encoding transcription-repair coupling factor, with the protein MNTPLAAGLNHVVIMEDAEDAAYFHNSLENITNALDLFYFPSSFKNSKNFRLLNSSHVMLRTEALTKIATGGNKKILVTYPEAIFEKVVVSKTLSGNIISIKQAEELNVEGILELLVMLGFTRTDFVYEPGQFAVRGGILDIYSFGNEKPYRIELFGNEVDSIRIFDPETQLSERKLLSVNIIPNIETQFEKEEKTSLFEFMPENTVVWMNDWTFIHEKMQQEKEQLQIFLEYLKDNPGAALDNGDEEDKPLTKENVNEGDFVDIGAFEDLLALRHQIVFDGKCAASGKVNAETTVVPFNTKPQPSFNRNFNLLIADLKSWEQKGFAIYLFAEQAKQLERIYNILTDLNTEIQFNPVAVSIHEGFIDEDLKLVCYTDHQIFQRYHKFKVKQAFSKNKAITLKTLRELQPGDYVTHIDHGVGIFSGLEKMDVNGRMQEAVRLRYKDGDLLYVNLSSLHKISKYTGKEGHVPKMNKLGSDVWNRLKEKTTKQIKDIAEDLIKLYAERKAQKGFAHSADNYMQTELEASFMYEDTPDQAKASADVKKDMEKDSPMDRLVCGDVGFGKTEVAIRAAFKSVVDGKQAAILVPTTILAYQHYKTFSKRLEDFPVTVDFINRFKSSKEKKETLQKLKEGKIDIIVGTHALLGKDVQFKDLGIMIIDEEQKFGVSAKEKLKQLRTTVDSLTLTATPIPRTLQFSLMGARDLSIINTPPPNRQPVQTEVQVFNEDNIRDAIYYETERGGQVFFIHNRVASLGEMAALIRGLCPDLSVAFAHGQMDGDQLEDTILDFMDKRYDVLVCTNIVESGVDIPNVNTIIVNNAHQFGLSDLHQLRGRVGRSNKKAFCYLLAPPMSTLPHDSRKRLQTLEQFSELGSGFQIAMRDLDIRGAGNLLGGEQSGFIAEIGFEMYHKILDEAIRDLKRKQFKDLFKEEIAQQDDYVSDCTIETDLEILIPDTYVENIAERLSLYTRLDNSDSEEELQEFHQELSDRFGAVPPQVEDLFRTVRSRKIAVALGFEKMLLRDNVLKCFFVPNHESPYFQSDVFMKIMQFIQTETNKAKLKQVGKNGILVVTDMTSMEKLLAFVQKLHAFATAKNNETVLQP; encoded by the coding sequence TTGAACACCCCGCTTGCTGCAGGCCTCAACCATGTGGTGATTATGGAAGATGCGGAAGATGCCGCTTACTTCCACAATAGTCTCGAAAACATTACCAATGCGCTGGACCTGTTTTACTTTCCCAGCTCATTTAAAAACAGCAAAAACTTTCGGTTGCTCAACAGCAGCCACGTGATGCTGCGGACCGAAGCACTCACCAAAATAGCCACGGGCGGCAACAAGAAAATATTGGTAACCTACCCCGAAGCCATTTTTGAAAAAGTGGTGGTGAGCAAAACACTGTCGGGCAATATCATCAGCATCAAACAAGCCGAAGAGCTGAACGTCGAAGGCATACTAGAACTGCTGGTGATGCTCGGTTTTACCCGCACCGATTTTGTGTATGAACCCGGCCAGTTTGCCGTACGTGGCGGCATTCTCGACATCTATTCTTTTGGCAATGAAAAGCCATACCGCATAGAACTTTTTGGCAACGAAGTAGACAGCATCCGCATCTTCGACCCGGAAACACAGCTCAGCGAACGCAAGCTGTTGTCGGTAAATATCATCCCCAATATTGAAACACAATTTGAAAAGGAAGAGAAAACATCGCTGTTTGAATTTATGCCGGAAAATACCGTGGTATGGATGAACGACTGGACATTCATTCACGAAAAAATGCAGCAGGAAAAAGAACAGCTGCAGATTTTTCTGGAATACCTGAAAGACAATCCTGGTGCAGCTTTGGACAATGGCGATGAGGAAGACAAACCGCTCACCAAAGAGAATGTCAACGAAGGCGATTTTGTAGATATTGGTGCATTTGAAGACTTGCTGGCACTGCGTCATCAAATTGTGTTTGATGGAAAATGTGCTGCATCAGGCAAAGTAAATGCAGAAACAACCGTGGTGCCTTTCAACACCAAACCACAACCCAGTTTCAACCGCAATTTCAATTTGCTCATTGCCGATTTGAAAAGCTGGGAACAAAAAGGATTTGCCATTTACCTGTTTGCTGAACAGGCCAAGCAACTCGAACGCATTTACAACATCCTTACCGACCTCAACACAGAAATTCAATTCAATCCGGTTGCGGTCAGCATTCACGAAGGTTTTATTGATGAAGACCTGAAACTGGTGTGCTACACTGATCACCAGATTTTCCAACGCTACCACAAGTTCAAGGTGAAACAGGCTTTCAGCAAAAACAAAGCCATCACCCTCAAAACCTTGCGGGAGCTGCAGCCCGGCGATTATGTTACCCACATCGATCATGGTGTGGGCATCTTCAGCGGATTGGAAAAAATGGATGTAAACGGCCGCATGCAAGAAGCGGTTCGCCTTCGCTATAAGGATGGCGATTTGCTCTACGTCAATCTATCTTCGTTACACAAGATTAGTAAGTACACCGGCAAAGAAGGCCATGTACCCAAAATGAATAAACTGGGTAGCGATGTATGGAACCGACTGAAAGAAAAGACGACCAAGCAAATCAAGGATATTGCTGAAGACCTGATTAAACTTTACGCCGAACGCAAGGCGCAGAAAGGCTTTGCCCACAGCGCCGACAACTACATGCAAACGGAGCTGGAAGCTTCGTTCATGTACGAAGACACACCCGACCAGGCCAAGGCCAGTGCCGATGTAAAAAAAGACATGGAAAAAGACAGCCCCATGGACCGACTGGTGTGTGGCGATGTAGGCTTTGGCAAAACTGAAGTAGCTATTCGTGCTGCTTTCAAAAGTGTGGTGGATGGCAAGCAGGCTGCTATTTTGGTGCCCACTACCATCCTTGCGTATCAGCACTACAAAACCTTCAGTAAGCGGTTGGAAGATTTTCCGGTGACGGTTGATTTCATCAATCGTTTTAAAAGCAGCAAGGAGAAAAAAGAAACGCTGCAAAAACTAAAAGAAGGAAAAATAGACATCATTGTAGGTACACATGCCCTGCTGGGAAAAGACGTGCAGTTTAAAGACCTCGGCATCATGATTATTGATGAAGAGCAAAAGTTTGGTGTATCGGCCAAAGAAAAACTGAAGCAACTACGTACAACGGTAGACAGCTTGACGCTGACAGCAACACCCATACCCCGCACTTTGCAATTCAGCCTTATGGGTGCCCGTGATTTGAGCATCATCAACACACCACCACCCAACCGGCAACCAGTACAAACCGAAGTGCAGGTGTTTAACGAAGACAATATCCGCGACGCCATTTACTACGAAACAGAACGTGGCGGGCAGGTGTTTTTCATTCACAACCGCGTCGCCAGTTTGGGCGAAATGGCAGCTCTCATTCGTGGCCTCTGCCCCGACCTGAGCGTGGCTTTTGCTCATGGTCAAATGGATGGCGACCAGCTCGAAGACACCATCCTCGATTTTATGGACAAACGCTACGATGTGCTGGTGTGTACCAACATTGTGGAAAGTGGTGTAGACATTCCGAATGTGAACACCATCATCGTCAACAATGCGCATCAGTTTGGTTTGAGTGACTTGCACCAACTGCGTGGCCGTGTAGGTCGCAGCAATAAAAAAGCATTTTGCTACCTGCTGGCTCCGCCCATGAGTACGCTGCCACACGATAGCCGCAAACGCCTGCAAACACTGGAGCAGTTCAGCGAACTGGGCAGTGGTTTTCAAATTGCCATGCGAGACCTCGACATACGTGGTGCCGGTAATTTGCTGGGTGGCGAGCAAAGTGGTTTCATTGCCGAAATTGGTTTTGAGATGTACCACAAAATTTTGGATGAAGCCATTCGTGATCTCAAACGCAAACAATTCAAAGACCTGTTTAAAGAAGAGATAGCGCAGCAAGACGATTACGTAAGCGACTGTACCATTGAAACCGATCTGGAAATATTGATACCGGATACTTACGTAGAAAACATTGCCGAACGATTGAGTTTGTACACCCGCCTCGACAACTCCGACAGCGAAGAAGAACTACAGGAATTTCATCAGGAACTGAGCGACCGCTTTGGTGCCGTGCCACCACAAGTAGAAGATTTGTTCCGTACCGTACGCAGCCGCAAAATTGCTGTGGCATTGGGTTTCGAGAAAATGTTGCTCCGCGACAACGTACTCAAATGCTTCTTTGTACCCAATCATGAATCGCCTTACTTCCAGAGTGATGTGTTCATGAAAATCATGCAGTTTATACAAACCGAAACCAACAAAGCCAAACTAAAACAAGTAGGTAAAAATGGGATTCTGGTAGTAACAGATATGACCAGCATGGAAAAGCTGTTGGCCTTTGTGCAGAAGCTGCATGCCTTTGCTACAGCAAAAAATAACGAGACTGTATTACAGCCATAA
- a CDS encoding DUF4394 domain-containing protein codes for MYRTLLSITAGAMLSVLLTACEKKDMGNQPKGPDVEVVALTSANTLVTFNASMPSKIDATVMVTQLAEGEKLLSIDFRPATGELYGLGSSSRIYVINRDNGKARAIGSASFTPAISSNMTAIDFNPTVDRIRLVGSTGQNLRLHPETGVVVATDGIINGASASIGAIGYTNAMAGAASTVLYDIDVKNGMLYKQDPPNNGTLVAVGSLGFSSSMMSGFDIAAGTNTAIATVADGMSSNLYTVDLMTGKASSIGKLSAAVVDIAIPTMPVAYAVTASNQLHIFNPNQPASTVAKDITGLQAMEKMLGIDFRPANGQLYGLGSSGRLYAFNLATGAATQVGSSFGTALLGSDFGFDFNPTVDRIRVVSNLGQNLRINPNDGAVVAVDGLLNPGSPAVSAAAYTNNFAGTSSTELYVIDHVAGKLYLQNPPNNGTLELKASLSVGFSAANGFDIGSRSNEAWAIYSSASGNMLVKINLKDGSTSSPKAFAHAATGFAIGTGF; via the coding sequence ATGTACCGTACCCTTTTATCCATTACGGCAGGGGCAATGCTGTCTGTATTGCTCACCGCCTGCGAAAAGAAAGACATGGGCAACCAGCCCAAAGGCCCCGATGTGGAAGTAGTGGCCCTCACCAGTGCCAATACCTTGGTCACGTTCAATGCCTCTATGCCGTCCAAAATTGATGCCACCGTTATGGTGACGCAATTGGCGGAAGGTGAAAAATTGCTGAGCATCGATTTTAGGCCAGCCACCGGCGAATTGTATGGCCTGGGTAGCAGCAGTCGCATTTATGTCATCAACCGCGACAATGGAAAGGCCCGTGCCATTGGCAGCGCCAGCTTTACACCGGCTATCAGTAGCAACATGACTGCTATTGATTTTAACCCCACAGTGGACCGCATTCGCCTGGTAGGCAGCACTGGGCAAAACCTGCGCCTGCATCCCGAAACCGGCGTGGTAGTAGCTACTGATGGTATCATTAATGGTGCATCGGCCAGCATTGGCGCCATTGGTTATACCAATGCTATGGCTGGTGCAGCCAGCACTGTGCTGTATGACATTGATGTAAAAAATGGGATGCTGTACAAGCAAGACCCACCCAACAATGGTACACTGGTTGCAGTGGGAAGTTTGGGCTTCAGCAGCAGCATGATGAGTGGTTTTGATATAGCTGCTGGTACTAATACCGCCATTGCTACCGTAGCCGATGGCATGAGCAGCAATCTGTACACCGTTGATTTAATGACGGGTAAGGCCAGCAGCATTGGTAAGCTGTCTGCAGCAGTGGTAGACATTGCCATACCCACCATGCCTGTAGCGTATGCAGTTACTGCCAGCAATCAATTACACATTTTCAATCCCAACCAACCGGCCAGTACCGTAGCCAAAGACATTACGGGTTTGCAAGCCATGGAAAAAATGCTGGGCATTGATTTCCGCCCGGCAAATGGTCAACTCTACGGACTGGGAAGCAGCGGCAGGCTGTATGCTTTCAACCTGGCTACCGGTGCCGCTACACAAGTGGGCAGCAGTTTTGGCACTGCACTCCTCGGCAGCGATTTTGGTTTTGACTTCAACCCTACGGTCGACCGCATTCGTGTGGTGAGCAACCTCGGTCAAAACCTGCGCATCAACCCTAACGATGGAGCTGTAGTAGCCGTAGATGGACTGTTGAATCCTGGAAGTCCCGCTGTGAGTGCCGCTGCTTACACCAACAATTTTGCGGGTACCAGCAGTACTGAGCTGTACGTGATAGATCATGTAGCCGGCAAATTGTACTTGCAAAATCCGCCCAACAATGGCACGCTGGAATTAAAAGCCAGCCTGTCTGTTGGCTTCTCTGCTGCCAATGGTTTTGATATTGGCAGCCGCTCCAACGAAGCATGGGCTATCTACAGCAGTGCCAGTGGCAACATGCTGGTAAAAATAAATCTCAAAGACGGCAGCACCAGCAGTCCAAAAGCATTTGCCCACGCAGCCACGGGCTTCGCTATTGGTACTGGTTTTTAA